A region of the Polynucleobacter asymbioticus genome:
GGCGGCAACTTCAGCAACCCATTGAATCAGTTTTTGATTTTTTACGTACTCAGGTGCATTGGTATTGATAGTCATGAGAGTCCTATGAAATGTAATTTTTTTGATCGCACTATTTTAACATTTTGGGCATATTTTTAGCGGCACGCCCACCAAGCGCAAACCCTCTACTTGCCAATACAAAATTGGCTAAAGATCTTGCCCAGCAGATCGTCTGGGAGCAGCTTCCCGGTGATTTGTCCGAGTTGATCTTGCGCCAAACGGAGCTCTTCTGCGAACAACTCCAGCGATATGTTGCCATCTGCTGCGAATTGTTGGGATTTGTCCAAGTGGGTGGCTGCCCTGTCTAAGCAATCCAAATGCCGTCTGCGGGCAAGGATGGCGCCCTCCTGATTACCGCCCCAACCAACCGACTCTAGAATTCTCTGTTTTAGAGCCTCAATACCCTCACCCGTCTTGGCTGAAATAAGCAAAGATTGGTTTTCGCCTTGTTGAGCTGTCGCTTTTTCTAACAAATCTGACTTATTGCACACCTCTAAAACAGGGCATTTCGGCGGGAGCGCCTTCAATATTTGGGCTTTTAACCCTAAAGCCTCAGCACCATCAATGGTTTCTTTAGCGCTTGGATCTTGCAAAAAAATAACCAGGTCTGCTGCCCGAATGGCATCCCATGATCTTTCAATGCCCTTAGCCTCAACCAGATCGCTGGTTTCGCGCAAACCGGCAGTATCAATAATATGCATCGGAACGCCGTGAATGGTGATGCTCTCCTTAACGCGATCTCTCGTGGTCCCAGCGATCGGAGTGACGATAGCGACCTCCTCGCCAGCCAAACGATTGAGGAGGGAGCTTTTCCCAACGTTAGGGGCGCCAGCTAAAACCAACTGAATACCATCGCGCAAAATTTTTCCCTGTTTCGCGCCCTCTCTTAATGCTTTTAACTTTTGCATCACCGTGCTGAGACGTTCACGGGCCTGGGCATTCTCCAAAAACTCAATCTCTTCTTCAGGGAAGTCTAGGGTGGACTCCACCAAAATACGAAGCTGGGTAATTTCTTCAATCAGGCTATTGATGTCATTTGAGAAAGCACCCTGCAATGAGCGCGCTGCCCCACGAACTGCTGCCTCACTTTGTGCATCAATTAAATCTGCAATTG
Encoded here:
- the mnmE gene encoding tRNA uridine-5-carboxymethylaminomethyl(34) synthesis GTPase MnmE; amino-acid sequence: MTRKLPIIAVATAPGKAGVGVIRISGPHLLPMAEALFHKALAPRQANLLTLRDAQGASIDQLIAIYFAAPASFTGEDVIELQCHGGPQLLGLVMKRCLELGKDQGLVIAEPGEFSLRAYLNNKIDLAQAEAIADLIDAQSEAAVRGAARSLQGAFSNDINSLIEEITQLRILVESTLDFPEEEIEFLENAQARERLSTVMQKLKALREGAKQGKILRDGIQLVLAGAPNVGKSSLLNRLAGEEVAIVTPIAGTTRDRVKESITIHGVPMHIIDTAGLRETSDLVEAKGIERSWDAIRAADLVIFLQDPSAKETIDGAEALGLKAQILKALPPKCPVLEVCNKSDLLEKATAQQGENQSLLISAKTGEGIEALKQRILESVGWGGNQEGAILARRRHLDCLDRAATHLDKSQQFAADGNISLELFAEELRLAQDQLGQITGKLLPDDLLGKIFSQFCIGK